The Candidatus Margulisiibacteriota bacterium genome contains the following window.
AAAAACAAGCCATTCATTTTACATGATGGCCCCCCTTATCCCAACGGTGACATCCACCTTGGTCACGCGCTAAACAAGATCCTCAAGGATATTGTGGTGAAATTCAAATCGATGCAGGGTTTTCACTCTCCCTATATCCCCGGCTGGGATTGCCATGGCTTACCGATCGAAACCCAATTGATCAAAGAGATCGGGGAAAAACGGAAAGAGATGTCGATCACCGAGTTTCGCGAGAAATGCCGCGACTACGCCTTGAAATACGTTAATCTCCAGCGGGAAGAATTCAAAAAACTCGGTGTTTTTGGCGATTGGAATAATCCTTACCTGACCATCAACCACTCTTACGAGGAAAAAATCGCCGAACTATTCGGCGTTCTGGCGGAAAAAGGGTACGTTTACCGCGGCCTAAAGCCGATCCACTGGTGTCCAAAAGATACAACCGCCCTTGCCGAAGCCGAACTTGAGTATGAGGACGACCGTTCGCCTTCAATTTTCGTTAAATTCGCGGTCGTTGATAACAAATCGATCGTGCTAAACGGCAAATCGCCGCTCGCGAAATTGACCGGCGCGGTCAATTTCGTCATCTGGACCACCACCCCCTGGACCCTGCCGGCTAACGTCGCCATCTGCGCCCACCCGGAATTGGAATATGTTTTCGTTAATGTCGGTGGCGCAGAGGAGAAGGTTTATGTCGTAGCAGAAGGGTTACTGGCCTCATTCCTGGAGAAGCTGGAAATCAAAGAACACAAAATCATTGAACGGACGCACGGCCGGAACCTGGAAGGGATCCTCTGCCGGCATCCCTTCCTCGACCGCCAGGTCCCGGTGGTTCTGGGCGAACTAGTCACCCTGGAGCAAGGGACCGGGTTGGTCCACATCGCCCCCGGCCACGGCGCCGAAGATTATCAAGTCGGTTTGAAATACAAACTCCCGGTCGTCATGCCGGTCGACCCGCACGGCAAGTTCGATAATTCCGTCCCAGACTGGCTGGCCGGCAAATCTTATGATGAAGCCAACAAGATCATCGGCGAGAAAATGAAGGCCGACGGCACCCTCTTGAAACTGGAATTTATCAAGCACTCCTATCCGCACTGCTGGCGCTGTAAGAGCCCGGTTATTTTTAGGGCGACCGAACAATGGTTTATCTCGATCGATCATCGCGAATTAAGGCAAGAGGCGTTAAAGGCGATAGGTCAAACCAAGTGGTTCCCCGACTGGGGAGAGAATCGGATCCGGGGAATGGTCGAAGGACGCCCCGACTGGTGTATTTCCCGCCAGAGAGCCTGGGGGGTCCCAATCCCCGCTTTCTATTGCCAAAAATGCGGGCGGCCGCAAATGACCGGTCTCTTTAACAAGGCGATCCGCGAACTCTTCCGCAACGAAGGGACCAATGGCTGGTTCTCCAAAGAAGCCAAAGATATTCTCCCGGCCGGGACCAAATGCCCGGCTTGTGAGGGCGCCGAATTCACCAAAGAAACCGATATCCTTGACGTCTGGTTCGAGTCCGGCTCGTCGCACGCGGCAGTCCTGGAAACGGTTCCCGGCCTTAGCTGGCCGGCCGATCTTTACCTGGAAGGATCGGACCAGCATCGCGGCTGGTTCCAATCTTCCCTCCTGCTTGGCGTCGGCTATAAAGGACGGGCCCCCTTCAACGCCGTCCTGACCCACGGTTTTACGATCGACGACAAAGGGAAGAAAATGAGCAAGTCGCAAGGAAACGTTATTGACCCGCAAGATGTCAGCAAACGCTACGGCGTCGACGTCCTGCGGCTCTGGGTCGCCTCAACCGACTTTCGTAACGACATGGCCGCCTCCGAGAAGATCCTAAAACAAGTTCAGGATGCCTATCTTAAGATCCGCAACACTTGCCGCTTCCTGATAAGCAATTTAGCCGATTTTGATCCGACTGCTCCGGTCGAATTGCTGGAGATCGATCGCTGGGCTTTATTGAAACTTAACCGGCTGGCAGAAAAAGCAACCAAAGCTTACGAAGAATACGAATTCCATCTGGTCTACCACTCGCTCTACGACTTTTGCGTCAACGACCTTTCCGCCTTTTACCTGGATCTTTCCAAAGACCGGCTCTATTGCGAAGAAAAAAATTCGCGCGAGCGGCGCTCGGCCCAGTTCGCCATGAACCAGATCCTGGCCACGCTGGTTAAACTGATGGCGCCGATTCTCTCTTTTACTGCGGAAAATATCAACCAGTTTATTAATATCAAAGGACACAGCATCTTTCTGTCGGCTATGCCAGAGGTCGATAAGCAATATCTGGACGAAAAGCTGGAAAACAAATGGGCCATTATCCTAGCCGCCAGGGAAAAGGCCTACCGCCAGATCGAAGCGGTCAGGAACGCCAAAGAGATCGGCGCCTCGGTCGACGCCCAAGTCGAATATTTCGCCAAGGGGAATGAGCTGGCCGCTCTGCAGTCGGTCGCCGACTTGTTGCCAATGGTCTTTATCGCTTCAAAGGTCAGCCTGACCGAAGGGGAAGGGGAACCGAAGGTCAGCCACGCGCCGGGAGAAAAATGCGCACGCTGCTGGAACTGGCGCGAAAGCGTGGGAAAGAACGACGCTCATCCGACTATCTGCGACCGCTGCGCCGGAGTCGTCAGCGCACTTTAGCCTCTTTTCATGTTATAATATTGTCGTTTTCAATCATAAAGGGAGGACTTTTGATGACAAAAAAGAAATGCGACGTTAAAGATCTGAACCTGGCGAAAAAAGGGAAGCTCCGGATCGAGTGGGCGGAGCGGGATATGCCGGTCCTCTCCCAGGTCAAAGAGAAATTCCAAAAGAGCCGGATCCTTAAAGGGAAAAAGATGAGCGCCTGCCTCCATGTCACCGCCGAAACCGCCAATCTGGTCCGGGCCTTAAAAGCCGGCGGCGCCGATATCGTCCTTTGCGCCAGCAATCCCCTCTCCACCCAGGACGACGTCGCCGCCTCGCTGGTCGTCGATTACGGCATCCCCGTTTACGCCATCAAGGGAGAAGACAACGCCACTTACTTCAAGCATTTAACCGCCGCGATCGAACATAAACCGGTCATCACCATGGATGACGGTTGCGATCTGGTCACCGCTATTTCCACCAAATACCCGGCGATCGCGGACGGGATCATCGGCAGCATGGAAGAGACCACGACCGGCGTGATCCGCCTCAAAGCGATGGAGCGGGACGGAGCGCTTAAGTTCCCGGTCATCGCCGTGAACGACGCCCAGACAAAAAACCTCTTTGACAACCGCTACGGGACCGGGCAAAGCACCGTCGACGGGATCATTCGGGCGACCGACTTCCTCCTGGCCGGTAAAACGGTCGTCACCGTCGGCTACGGCTGGTGCGGCAAAGGGTTTGCGATGCGCTGTAAAGGGATGGGGGCCAATGTTATCGTCACCGAAGTCAACCCGATCAAAGCGATCGAAGCGGCAATGGACGGCTTCCAGGTCATGCCCATGGCGGAAGCGGCCGCAATCGGCGACCTCTTCTGCACTCTGACCGGCAATATGCACGTTATTCGCCCGGAACATTTCAAGAAGATGAAGAACGGGGCGATCGTCTGTAATTCCGGCCACTTCGACATTGAGCTGGACCTGATAGGCCTAAAGAAACTGGCCAAGAAGGAAAAAAAGAACGTCCGCAATTTCGTCGATGAATATATCCTGCCGAACGGCCACAGCGTTTTCGTCCTGGCCGAGGGGCGGCTGGTCAATCTCGGCGCCGCCGAAGGGCATCCCGCCTCCGTCATGGACATGAGCTTCTCAACCCAGGCCTTAGCGACCGAGTTCGCCATCAAAAACGCCGGCGAGCTGGAAAATAAGGTTTATAACGTTCCCCAGGAGATCGAAAACTGGGTCGCGACCTTAAAGTTAAAGTCGATGGGAATCGGGATCGACAAACTGACCCCGGATCAGGTAAAATATCTTGCCAGTTGGCAAGAGGGGACCTAGTGCAAGACGAAAAGCTCTTTGAAGCGATCGAAAATATCAGGCGCGACAAGCACGATCCCTGGCGGTACATCCTGTTCACTTTTATGAACGGGATCGCCCAAGGGGTCGGCTTCGCCCTTGGTACCACGATCGTTTTAGGCCTCGCAATCTATATGTTAACGATCGTTGTGGCCCAGCTGGTTAACTTCCCGGTCATCGGCCACTATTTTCAGGAAATTGGCGCTTTGATCGACGCTTACACTAAACAACCCCCGGCCCGCGTACGCTAAATATGTCTTTCTACTTATTGACCCTGACGATTATTATCGCCGACCAGGCGCTAAAACAGCTGGTCAACTCGACCATGTCGGTCGGCCAGGTCCTCCCCCTCCTCGGCCGCTTTCTAAGCCTGACCTATGTCCGAAACACCGGCGCCGCCTTCTCTATCCTGACCGGCAGTTCGCCGCTGTTAATCATCATCAGCCTGTTCGCCGCCGGTCTGATGGTCTATTTCCAGCAGCGCCTGACCGCTCGCGACTGGACGCTCAAACTCGGGCTCGCCCTGCTGCTCGGGGGAACGCTCGGCAATCTGTTTGATCGACTGGTTCGCCATTACGTCATCGATTATATTGATTTTAAAGTCTGGCCGGTCTTTAACCTGGCCGACATCATGATCGACCTGGGGGTCGGACTGATCATCCTGGTCTTGTTCAAAAAAAAGGGGGATTAGAAATGCATCCAATATTATTAATGCTTGGCCCGATCTCGCTTTTTTCTTACGGCTTGATGGTCGCCCTCGGCTTCCTGACCGGGATCGGTTTCGCCCTTTATTTCGCCCGCCAGGAAGGGATCAAGACCGAATCGATCATCGATCTCGCGCTGTACGTTATTGTTTCGTCGGTCGTCGGCGCCCGCTTCTTTTACGTTGCCGGCCAATGGAATTTTTACCGGGGGAACCTGCTGGAGATCTTCATGATCTGGCGCGGCGGGCTGGTCTTCCTCGGCGGCTTGATCTTCGGCCTGGGCGCGCTCGTCTATTTTGCCGGCGAAAAAAAGATCGCTCTGCGCCGTTTGCTTGACGTAGTGACCCCGGGCGCCATGCTTGGTTACGCCATCGGCCGGCTCGGCTGTTTTCTCAACGGCTGCTGTTTTGGCTTGCCGACAAAATTGCCGTGGGGCCTGGTTTTCCCAAGCGATTGCCTGGCCGGGTCATATTTTCCCGACCAGCACCTTCATCCCACTCAACTGTATTCCGTCTTGCTGGTCTTGCTCGCCTTTGGTTTTCTGCTCTGGCTCTACCCCAGGAAAAAATTCGACGGCCAGATTTTCTTTTGGGGACTGATCCTTTATTCTCTTTACCGCTTCGCCATAGAATTTCTGCGCTATAGCCCGATCCACTGGCTAAGCCTGACCCCTTCGCAATGGATCGTAATCGCGATCTTCATGATCGGCGTCGGCGGCTTGTTAAAAAAATGGCCGGCGAAATAATCGTCCCGGCCAGCGCTGAAAAAGAGCGGCTCGACCAATTCCTGGCGGGGCATGGAGAGCTGGAACTCTCCCGTTCCCAGCTTAAAGATTTGATCGACCAGGGTTTGGTCAGCCTAAACGGCGCGCCGACCAAAGCCAGCTATAAGCTTAGACCCGGCGACCGGATCACGGTCGAAGTCCCGCCGCCTAAAGAACTGACGACCGGCCCCGAAGCGATACCGCTCGACATTATTTTTGAAGACCAGGACCTGGTCGTGGTCAATAAACCGAAAAACCTGGTTGTCCATCCCGCCCCCGGCAACTACAGCGGAACTTTGGTCAATGCGCTACTTCATCACTGCGGTCAGCTTGCCTCCTTAGGCGCCCCTTTGCGGCCGGGGATCGTCCACCGGCTCGACAAAGACACCTCCGGCGTGATCGTCGTCGCCAAAACCGACCTTGCCTATCGCTCGCTGATCAAGCAAATTAAAGACCGGACGGTCGAAAAGAGTTATCTCGCCCTGGTCCACGGTGTTCCGGCGGCCAAAAAAGGGGTCATCGAGGCCAATATCGGCCGCCATCCGGTCAACCGGCAAAAAATGACCGTTCTCGACCCGACCGGCAGCGCCCGCTCGCGGGAAGCGATCAGCCATTACCGGGTAATCAAAGAGTTGGGGGAGTACGCGTTGCTCGAAGTGAAGATCAAGACCGGACGGACCCACCAGATCAGGGTCCACTTAAGCCACCTTGGGCACCCCATTGTCGGCGATCAGGTTTACGGGCGAAAAAGAGAAGAGCTCGGGGCCAAAGGCCAATTACTACACGCTTATAAATTGAAGTTTGACCATCCGCGAACCGGGGCCAGAGTGGAGTTTGAAGCGCCAATGCCGGCCGAGATGGCCGCGATTATAGAATCGAACCAGCTCCCCTAGAACCCGTTCCCGTTGGCTTGAACAGCCGGAATATAAAGATGGATGGCAGTTCCGGCCCCTTCTTCGCTTTCGACTGTAACCCCGCCTTTATGAGCGGTCACGCCGGCATAAACCAGCGAGAGCCCTAAACCAGTATGGGCTTCTTGCGGTTTCTGGGTAAAAAACAGCTTAAAGATATCGTGGCGGGCGTTTTTATCGATCCCGCACCCGCTGTCTCTGACCGTAAAACGCAAATATTCGCCGGGCTTAAGAACATTGCGCAGATCATCGATCGTTTCCTGGGTTATGTTTTGGCGGTCGATCTCCAGGGTCACGTCCCCTCCCGCCTCAACGCCGTTCTTGTACAGTTCCGCTAAAACCTGGCTGACAACCTTAACGTCCACTTCCATCATTACCGTTGAGGACAACAACCTTTCCGTCTGTTCCGTCATCATAACTTTTTCCTTATCTTCATAGGTCAGCCCCATCATATCTTCAAACACGTCAAAGCTGGCTCCGAGGATCTGACGGAGATCATACTTATAAATCTCAATGTCCCCGGCACGCCATCGAGCCAAAACAATAAACCGATCAAGGAATTCTTTCGCTCTCTTTGTTGCTGTGCCAATTTTTTGAGCCAGCTCCTTGGTCGCCGGCTCATTGGCCAGCCTGCCGATATAAGCCGCCTGACCACCGATTGGTTGCAGCATATTCCGCAAATTTTCGCCGAACCCTCTGGCGATCACCCCCATAATCGCGTTGACCGCCGTTTGGGCCGCCATTCTTCTCACTTGAGTTATATCTTGAAGGACCGTAATGATCAGCGCGACTTCCCCGCTTTGATCGCGCAGCAACTGGTCGCTGGTATTTACATATACTTTTTCCCCTTTTTCGGCGAGGTACATCCGATCGATGACCTTTTCGACTGTCCCGCCGGCCAGCTTGATCTTGAACCTGGCCATCGCCGTTTCACGTTGAGCTTCCGGCAAATGGTCGAAGATCGAGGAGCCGACCGTTTTATTTTCAGTCTTTCCCAATCTGGAGAGCCAAACGTTGTTCGCGTAAACGATCCGACCGTTCCGGTCGATGATGTGGACCATTTCCGGCAGTTTATCGAGGAGTTCGATCATGTGAGCCGGCATTAATCCGGCCAGACGGATCGTTTCGTTATTCCCTCGTTCGGTTTTCCGCGCCTGATCATGCAGAGCCCGGCTCCGCGCGAAACTGGTCGGCTTTAGCGCTTCGGGATTCCGGGGAAATGTCCGTTTGGATAGTCTGCTGATCATATCTACCTGGTTATCGGCGTTAAAAAGAAGGAATTTCAGTCGGCGGACAAAAACTAAGCGGTTAAACCCATTAATTTATAGATTAATTTTGCGGTTGTAAAATCGGAGGCCAGGTCCCCTTTTTGCGGAGAAAGCTCCACGACATCAAAGCCGACGATCTTAGCCTTTGCGCAGATCTTCGCGAGTAAATTTAGCATTTCAGCCCACAACAAGCCTCCCGGTTCCGGAGTTCCGGTCGCGCGAATGACCGCCGGGTCCAAGACATCGACATCGATCGTCAAATAGACATTATCGCTTAGTTGCTCGATGATCTTTTCCGGTTTGATCTTCCCGGCCCAATGGATCTTGTTAAGTTGGCCGGTCGACTTGGCAAAATCCCATTCTTCTTTGGAGAGGCTCCGAACCCCGGCCTGGACCAGCGGAGCGATCTCCAAGAGCCGCCTGGCGGCGCAAGCGTGGCTGTGCTTGCTTCCCCGGTAACTGTCGCGCAGGTCGGCGTGAGCATCCAGCTGTAAAACCGAAAGATCACGATATTTATCGGCACACGCTTTGACCGCGAAGGGGGTCAATGAATGCTCCCCACCCAACACCACCGGCACCTTATCGTCAGCGACCACTTTCTTGACCGCCGCCGTCAACCGGGACAAAGGGACCGCCCGTTCGGTATAGATCAGGCTCTGCTGGTAAGTTTCATAGCCCAAACTTTCGTCGAAAGTCTCAACCTGCTGGGACGCTTGCAGGATCGCGGCCGGGCCATTCTTTGTTCCCCGGCCATAAGAAGTCGTTGCTTCATGCGGACAGGGGATAACCACGAATTTGGAACGGCGGTAATCGTAATATTGCGGTTCGATTTCGAGAAAGGTCGGCGTCACGAAGTCAGTGGATCGCCAGCGCCCGCTCGCGCCGGGGCTGAAGCTCTTCGATCCCCAGAGAGCCCATCATTTCAACGCCATGACTGGTCCGGGCGACTTCGTAGCGGCTCGCTTGAAAAGCTTCGGAAAGATGCTGCGTGGCGTATTCAACGCTGAAATCCTTGCAAGAAAAAATATCGATGAAAGCGTGTCCGCTTTCGGGAAAGGTATGGATCGAAATATGCGATTCGGCGATCAGGACCACGCCGGAAACGCCGGCCGGCTCCCGCTCTCCGCCGGTTGAACGGAAAACGTGCGGCTCCGAAACTTTAATCATGCCGATCTTCTCTGGAAAAGAGTCCAGCATATCGTGAACGAAGGCAACATCCGCCAATTTCTCGTTCGGACAACCAAAACAATCTATGATCAAGTGCGAACCAAACCCGAAGGTCGGTTCAGTAATATTTCTCATTAATGATTAATATTGTAGAGTTTATTAATAATTTGTCAAGAAATAATGGATAAATACCAGCTAAATCAAGCCATTCCAGTTGACCCTCTATTCTATTTATGATATTCTAACTACATTATGGAAAATGATTTTAAAGGAACACAAATCAGCACCGGCAAGGCCGATGCCTCCCTCTCCGAAGTCGAAGAATTGATCCGCCAAACGCTCGAAGAAAGCAAACTCTCCGCTACGGAAAAAAAGGAAAATATCCCGGCCAAGGAAGAATTCAAAGCCACAACTTTTACCGCTCCGGCCAAACCGACAGCGCCAAAGCCGGTTGAGCAGGTATTTGCCGCTCCAGTACTAAAAACAGCCCCTCCGGCCCCGGTCATTAAAGCCCCGGAACCAAAACCGACCACACCGGCCAGCGGCTATGATTCGACCTTTAATGAATATAAAGTCGGCGACATCGTCAAAGGGAAGGTCGTTAAAGTCGACCACTCCGGGGTCCTGGTCGACATCAAGTACAAATCCGATGGCTTAATCCTCCCGAACGAACTCTCCGAACATCCCTTTACCTCGGCCGAAGAGATCGTCAAGGTCGGGGATATTATCGACGTTTTCATTGAAAAACTGGAAGACAAAGAAGGCTATGTCGTTCTTTCCAAGGCCCACGCCGACCACGAACGTAACTGGTATAACGCCATGAACGCCTTCCGCAACAAAACATTGTTGGAAGGGAAGGTCGTTCAAGCGCTCAAAGGCGGGCTGGTCGTCGATTGCGACGGTCTGCGCGGCTTTGTCCCCGCCTCCCAGGTCAGCAAACGGGCGGAAGAAACCTTTGAATCCTTTATCGGCCAGAAGATCCCGCTCAAAGTTATTGAAGTCAATCGCCGGCAGGGAAAGATCGTCCTCTCCCATCGGCTAGCGGCCGGTGACAAGGAAAAAGCCGACCATGACAAGCTGATCAACGAGCTTGAAGTCGGCCAGGTCCGCAAAGGGAAAGTCGTCAGCATCAAGAACTTCGGCGCCTTCGTCGACCTCGGCGGCATCGAAGGGCTGATCCATCTCTCGGAACTCTCCTGGAAAAGGGTGAAGAGCCCGACTGAAGTCGTAAAACTCGGCGACGAGATCGAAGTTTTCGTCCTCGGCGTAGACAAAGCCAGCAAAAAAGTCGCGCTGGGCCTCCGCCAGTTGCAGCCGGATCCGTGGGCCAGCGCCGCCGAACACTTCAAGGCCGGCCAGGTCGTCAAAGTTAAGCTCCTTCGCTTCGCCAAGTTCGGCGTTTTCGTCGAACTCGGCCATGGGCTTGAAGGCTTGATCCACATTTCCGAACTTTCCAAGGAACAAGTCGTCAACCCGGAAGACGCTAAATATCCGGACGGGACCCCGATCAAGCTCGGCGACACCGCCGACGCCAAGATCCTGCGGGTCATTCCCGACGAACAAAAGATCGGCCTTTCGATCAAACAGGTCCACGTCGAACGGGACCGCCAGGCACTCAAGGAAGTCCAACAAACGGCCGCCGTTGAAGAAAAAAAAGTCACCATCGGCGATATGATCGCCGAAAAAGAACGGGCCAGGGCCGAGCGTGAAGGGACTCTTGAAGTGGCCGAGGAAGCGAGCTCTGAAGAAATCCCGACATGAGGTTCGTCGATCATTTAGACCAGACCGCGAAAAAGAACAACAGCCTCCTCTGCGTCGGTCTTGATGTCGACCTGAAAAAGATCCCGGCCAACCTGATCAACTCCGACGATCCTTTCTTCCTCTTCAATAAAAGCATCATTGACGCGACCAAAGACGTAGTTTGCGCCTACAAACCGAACTCCGCTTTTTACGAGATGTACGGCCTGGCGGGGATCAGTTCTCTTTTGAAAACGATCGATTACATCCACGAACTCGGTCTGCCGGTCATCCTGGACGCCAAACGGGGCGACGTCGGCCATTCTTCCGAAGCTTACGCCAAAGCGGCGTATGAGGTTTTCAACGCTGACGCCGTGACCGTCAGTCCTTATATGGGCTATGATTCGGTAAAGCCTTTTCTTGATTACCAGGATAAAGGGGTTTTTGTTCTTTGCTTGACCAGCAATGCCGGCAGCCGGGATTTTGAAACGCAGGGCGAAAAAGAACGGCTCTATATTACCGTCGCTAAACGGGCCAGTGCCTGGGACAAAAATGGGAATTGCGGCTTAGTCGTGGGGGCAACCAAACCCGAAGAGATCAAAGAGATCAGGCAAATCGCCGGTAATATGCCCCTGTTGATCCCCGGAGTCGGCGCCCAAGGAGGCGACTTAGCCGCCGCGGTCAAATTCGGCGTTAACAAACAGGGATTGCGCGCCGTGATCAACTCTTCCCGCGGCATCCTTTACGCCGCCGATCCGCGGACCGAAGCGAAAAAGCTCCGCGACGAGATTAATAAACACCGATGAAAAACAGCTACCAGGGCCTGCAAAAAAACGTTCGCAAACTTAAACTTCCGAAGATCGACACTTGGGAAAACCAATATCCGGAGCGGGAATACGCCATTCAGATCGAGACCGATGAATTTACCTGCGTCTGCCCGAAGACCGGCCTCCCCGACTTCGCTACCATTTTCATCGATTACGCGCCGAACGATGAGTGCCTGGAGCTGAAATCTCTTAAAGAATATTTTTTAGCTTACCGGGAGCTGGGTATTTTTCATGAACATCTCACTAATAAGATCTTAGACGATGTAGTTGCCGCTTGCGCTCCTCGCTGGGCCAAAGTTACGGCGGAGATGAAGGTCCGGGGCGGGATTTTGACAACCGTTACAGCGTGCTATCCGACT
Protein-coding sequences here:
- the ileS gene encoding isoleucine--tRNA ligase → MEYKKTLNLPQTEFPIRANLAKVEEELLTYWNGQNIYAQIQDKNAKNKPFILHDGPPYPNGDIHLGHALNKILKDIVVKFKSMQGFHSPYIPGWDCHGLPIETQLIKEIGEKRKEMSITEFREKCRDYALKYVNLQREEFKKLGVFGDWNNPYLTINHSYEEKIAELFGVLAEKGYVYRGLKPIHWCPKDTTALAEAELEYEDDRSPSIFVKFAVVDNKSIVLNGKSPLAKLTGAVNFVIWTTTPWTLPANVAICAHPELEYVFVNVGGAEEKVYVVAEGLLASFLEKLEIKEHKIIERTHGRNLEGILCRHPFLDRQVPVVLGELVTLEQGTGLVHIAPGHGAEDYQVGLKYKLPVVMPVDPHGKFDNSVPDWLAGKSYDEANKIIGEKMKADGTLLKLEFIKHSYPHCWRCKSPVIFRATEQWFISIDHRELRQEALKAIGQTKWFPDWGENRIRGMVEGRPDWCISRQRAWGVPIPAFYCQKCGRPQMTGLFNKAIRELFRNEGTNGWFSKEAKDILPAGTKCPACEGAEFTKETDILDVWFESGSSHAAVLETVPGLSWPADLYLEGSDQHRGWFQSSLLLGVGYKGRAPFNAVLTHGFTIDDKGKKMSKSQGNVIDPQDVSKRYGVDVLRLWVASTDFRNDMAASEKILKQVQDAYLKIRNTCRFLISNLADFDPTAPVELLEIDRWALLKLNRLAEKATKAYEEYEFHLVYHSLYDFCVNDLSAFYLDLSKDRLYCEEKNSRERRSAQFAMNQILATLVKLMAPILSFTAENINQFINIKGHSIFLSAMPEVDKQYLDEKLENKWAIILAAREKAYRQIEAVRNAKEIGASVDAQVEYFAKGNELAALQSVADLLPMVFIASKVSLTEGEGEPKVSHAPGEKCARCWNWRESVGKNDAHPTICDRCAGVVSAL
- a CDS encoding RluA family pseudouridine synthase — translated: MAGEIIVPASAEKERLDQFLAGHGELELSRSQLKDLIDQGLVSLNGAPTKASYKLRPGDRITVEVPPPKELTTGPEAIPLDIIFEDQDLVVVNKPKNLVVHPAPGNYSGTLVNALLHHCGQLASLGAPLRPGIVHRLDKDTSGVIVVAKTDLAYRSLIKQIKDRTVEKSYLALVHGVPAAKKGVIEANIGRHPVNRQKMTVLDPTGSARSREAISHYRVIKELGEYALLEVKIKTGRTHQIRVHLSHLGHPIVGDQVYGRKREELGAKGQLLHAYKLKFDHPRTGARVEFEAPMPAEMAAIIESNQLP
- a CDS encoding DUF5665 domain-containing protein; translated protein: MQDEKLFEAIENIRRDKHDPWRYILFTFMNGIAQGVGFALGTTIVLGLAIYMLTIVVAQLVNFPVIGHYFQEIGALIDAYTKQPPARVR
- the speD gene encoding adenosylmethionine decarboxylase, with translation MRNITEPTFGFGSHLIIDCFGCPNEKLADVAFVHDMLDSFPEKIGMIKVSEPHVFRSTGGEREPAGVSGVVLIAESHISIHTFPESGHAFIDIFSCKDFSVEYATQHLSEAFQASRYEVARTSHGVEMMGSLGIEELQPRRERALAIH
- the lgt gene encoding prolipoprotein diacylglyceryl transferase; amino-acid sequence: MHPILLMLGPISLFSYGLMVALGFLTGIGFALYFARQEGIKTESIIDLALYVIVSSVVGARFFYVAGQWNFYRGNLLEIFMIWRGGLVFLGGLIFGLGALVYFAGEKKIALRRLLDVVTPGAMLGYAIGRLGCFLNGCCFGLPTKLPWGLVFPSDCLAGSYFPDQHLHPTQLYSVLLVLLAFGFLLWLYPRKKFDGQIFFWGLILYSLYRFAIEFLRYSPIHWLSLTPSQWIVIAIFMIGVGGLLKKWPAK
- the speB gene encoding agmatinase encodes the protein MTPTFLEIEPQYYDYRRSKFVVIPCPHEATTSYGRGTKNGPAAILQASQQVETFDESLGYETYQQSLIYTERAVPLSRLTAAVKKVVADDKVPVVLGGEHSLTPFAVKACADKYRDLSVLQLDAHADLRDSYRGSKHSHACAARRLLEIAPLVQAGVRSLSKEEWDFAKSTGQLNKIHWAGKIKPEKIIEQLSDNVYLTIDVDVLDPAVIRATGTPEPGGLLWAEMLNLLAKICAKAKIVGFDVVELSPQKGDLASDFTTAKLIYKLMGLTA
- a CDS encoding S1 RNA-binding domain-containing protein; amino-acid sequence: MENDFKGTQISTGKADASLSEVEELIRQTLEESKLSATEKKENIPAKEEFKATTFTAPAKPTAPKPVEQVFAAPVLKTAPPAPVIKAPEPKPTTPASGYDSTFNEYKVGDIVKGKVVKVDHSGVLVDIKYKSDGLILPNELSEHPFTSAEEIVKVGDIIDVFIEKLEDKEGYVVLSKAHADHERNWYNAMNAFRNKTLLEGKVVQALKGGLVVDCDGLRGFVPASQVSKRAEETFESFIGQKIPLKVIEVNRRQGKIVLSHRLAAGDKEKADHDKLINELEVGQVRKGKVVSIKNFGAFVDLGGIEGLIHLSELSWKRVKSPTEVVKLGDEIEVFVLGVDKASKKVALGLRQLQPDPWASAAEHFKAGQVVKVKLLRFAKFGVFVELGHGLEGLIHISELSKEQVVNPEDAKYPDGTPIKLGDTADAKILRVIPDEQKIGLSIKQVHVERDRQALKEVQQTAAVEEKKVTIGDMIAEKERARAEREGTLEVAEEASSEEIPT
- a CDS encoding ATP-binding protein, which produces MISRLSKRTFPRNPEALKPTSFARSRALHDQARKTERGNNETIRLAGLMPAHMIELLDKLPEMVHIIDRNGRIVYANNVWLSRLGKTENKTVGSSIFDHLPEAQRETAMARFKIKLAGGTVEKVIDRMYLAEKGEKVYVNTSDQLLRDQSGEVALIITVLQDITQVRRMAAQTAVNAIMGVIARGFGENLRNMLQPIGGQAAYIGRLANEPATKELAQKIGTATKRAKEFLDRFIVLARWRAGDIEIYKYDLRQILGASFDVFEDMMGLTYEDKEKVMMTEQTERLLSSTVMMEVDVKVVSQVLAELYKNGVEAGGDVTLEIDRQNITQETIDDLRNVLKPGEYLRFTVRDSGCGIDKNARHDIFKLFFTQKPQEAHTGLGLSLVYAGVTAHKGGVTVESEEGAGTAIHLYIPAVQANGNGF
- the lspA gene encoding signal peptidase II, whose amino-acid sequence is MSFYLLTLTIIIADQALKQLVNSTMSVGQVLPLLGRFLSLTYVRNTGAAFSILTGSSPLLIIISLFAAGLMVYFQQRLTARDWTLKLGLALLLGGTLGNLFDRLVRHYVIDYIDFKVWPVFNLADIMIDLGVGLIILVLFKKKGD
- the ahcY gene encoding adenosylhomocysteinase translates to MTKKKCDVKDLNLAKKGKLRIEWAERDMPVLSQVKEKFQKSRILKGKKMSACLHVTAETANLVRALKAGGADIVLCASNPLSTQDDVAASLVVDYGIPVYAIKGEDNATYFKHLTAAIEHKPVITMDDGCDLVTAISTKYPAIADGIIGSMEETTTGVIRLKAMERDGALKFPVIAVNDAQTKNLFDNRYGTGQSTVDGIIRATDFLLAGKTVVTVGYGWCGKGFAMRCKGMGANVIVTEVNPIKAIEAAMDGFQVMPMAEAAAIGDLFCTLTGNMHVIRPEHFKKMKNGAIVCNSGHFDIELDLIGLKKLAKKEKKNVRNFVDEYILPNGHSVFVLAEGRLVNLGAAEGHPASVMDMSFSTQALATEFAIKNAGELENKVYNVPQEIENWVATLKLKSMGIGIDKLTPDQVKYLASWQEGT